A genome region from Corynebacterium uberis includes the following:
- a CDS encoding PadR family transcriptional regulator, translated as MVARSESQLRKGALELITLGLLAQSPSYGGQLLERLRIDTGLEVTQGTVYPLLNRLRTAGLLHTSWEESPAGPPRKVYELSPAGRTRLIHLTTEWERLSAAVTHALKGPQQ; from the coding sequence ATGGTTGCTCGATCGGAGTCCCAACTGCGCAAGGGCGCACTCGAACTGATCACCCTTGGCCTTCTAGCCCAATCCCCCTCCTACGGCGGCCAGCTCCTCGAACGCCTACGAATCGACACCGGCCTTGAAGTCACCCAAGGCACCGTCTATCCCCTGCTCAACCGCCTCCGCACGGCCGGCCTGCTCCACACCAGCTGGGAAGAATCCCCGGCCGGGCCGCCCCGAAAGGTCTACGAGCTCAGCCCCGCTGGGCGTACCCGGCTCATCCACCTGACTACCGAATGGGAGCGGCTGTCCGCAGCCGTCACCCACGCACTGAAAGGACCACAACAATGA
- a CDS encoding adenylate/guanylate cyclase domain-containing protein, producing the protein MSRLVRAVRWLWSTAWPLYAALVLGSNVLGAVAVMLFIRFLLPLPALDHPDGFAHRYSYLAVVGVSYLVFAVVVGAAATLAVFRPVLDWQRNPDAHDPNMVRNLVLRMPVYQAAVSAAVWGIGIIIATTVAAAESSSLALVVGVTFALAAAVMVLLTYLEAERLVRPVAARALARRFEDSTLEPPIRSRLRLTWLMSTALPSVGVLLLIAGQRAGYFLDDVAALLPAIVALTVAALITGYVGTTLSIMSVVDPILELQDAINRVRRGDSHAEVDIYDGSEIGVLQAGFNEMLRGLRERQRVRDLFGRYVGAEVARRALEEKPTLGGEDRKVAVLFVDVIGSTTFAVNHTPEEVVGALNSFFEHVVEAVHRNKGIINKFQGDAALAVFGAPLPLADATSLALAAARELRDELAGMELQAGIGVAAGHVVAGHIGGHDRFEYTVIGDAVNQAARLTELAKDTPGGVLTSAATLRGANEAEQARWTVLKSVELRGRREMTQLARPIRETLADRSVRRD; encoded by the coding sequence ATGAGTCGACTGGTGCGGGCCGTTCGGTGGCTGTGGAGCACGGCGTGGCCTCTCTACGCCGCGCTGGTGCTGGGCTCCAACGTGCTCGGCGCGGTGGCGGTCATGCTGTTCATCCGCTTCCTGCTGCCCCTGCCCGCCCTAGACCACCCGGACGGTTTCGCCCACCGCTACTCCTACCTGGCCGTGGTGGGCGTGTCCTACCTTGTCTTTGCCGTGGTGGTGGGGGCGGCGGCGACGCTGGCGGTGTTCCGCCCGGTGCTGGACTGGCAGCGCAACCCGGACGCCCACGACCCCAACATGGTGCGCAACCTGGTGCTGCGCATGCCCGTCTACCAGGCGGCGGTCAGCGCGGCGGTGTGGGGCATTGGCATCATCATCGCCACGACGGTCGCCGCCGCCGAGTCGAGCTCGCTGGCACTGGTGGTGGGGGTGACCTTCGCGCTCGCGGCCGCGGTCATGGTGCTGCTGACCTACCTTGAGGCCGAACGGCTGGTGCGCCCGGTGGCCGCCCGCGCGCTGGCCCGCCGCTTCGAGGACTCCACCCTGGAACCGCCGATCCGCTCCCGGCTGCGGCTGACCTGGCTGATGTCCACCGCCCTGCCGTCGGTGGGGGTGCTGCTGCTCATCGCGGGCCAGCGCGCCGGCTACTTCCTTGACGACGTCGCCGCCCTCCTGCCCGCCATCGTCGCGCTCACCGTCGCCGCGCTGATCACCGGGTACGTGGGCACCACCTTGTCCATCATGAGCGTGGTGGACCCCATCCTGGAACTCCAGGACGCCATCAACCGGGTGCGCCGCGGCGACTCCCACGCGGAGGTAGACATCTACGACGGCTCCGAGATCGGCGTCCTCCAGGCCGGCTTCAACGAAATGCTGCGTGGCCTACGGGAACGCCAGCGGGTGCGCGACCTGTTCGGCCGCTACGTCGGCGCGGAAGTCGCCCGGCGCGCCCTGGAGGAAAAGCCCACCCTCGGCGGGGAGGACCGCAAGGTGGCGGTGCTGTTCGTCGACGTCATCGGATCCACCACCTTCGCCGTCAACCACACCCCCGAGGAGGTGGTCGGGGCGCTGAACTCCTTCTTTGAGCACGTCGTGGAGGCGGTGCACCGCAACAAGGGGATCATCAACAAGTTCCAGGGCGACGCCGCCCTCGCCGTCTTCGGCGCCCCCCTCCCGCTTGCCGACGCCACCTCCCTCGCCCTCGCCGCAGCCCGCGAGCTGCGCGATGAGCTGGCAGGCATGGAACTCCAGGCAGGCATCGGCGTCGCCGCCGGGCACGTGGTCGCCGGACACATCGGCGGACACGACCGCTTCGAATACACCGTCATCGGAGACGCCGTCAACCAGGCCGCGCGGCTGACCGAACTGGCCAAGGACACCCCCGGCGGGGTGCTCACCAGCGCCGCCACGCTGCGCGGGGCCAACGAGGCCGAACAGGCCCGCTGGACGGTACTGAAGTCGGTGGAGCTGCGCGGGCGCCGCGAGATGACCCAGCTGGCCCGGCCGATCCGCGAGACGCTGGCGGACCGCTCCGTGCGGCGGGACTAG
- a CDS encoding OPT family oligopeptide transporter, with product MADTQTTGARTAHPVRELTLRAILIGGLITLIFTAANVYLGLKVGLTFATSIPAAVISMAILRGVANHTVVENNIVQTIASAAGTLSALIFVLPGLVMVGWWQGFPYWTTLLICLVGGILGVMYSIPLRRALVTGSNLPYPEGVAAAEVLKVGDDTASAAENKRGLKVIVAGALASAGYALLTALRAVSGSLSTSLRVGSGGTMLGGSLSLALIGVGHLVGVTVGIAMLTGVAISYGVLLPHFSAGRVPVDGDITESVSSIFAGEVRFVGAGAMAVAAVWTLLKIIGPIVRGIKDSLASNTRRKEGVRVPLTERDIPFPVVAGVILVLMVPIGLMLWWFVADSDIHHHATSLIIVSIVFTLLIGLLVAAVCGYMAGLIGSSNSPISGVGIITVIASALLIKVITGDESHTNPTALVAYTLFTSAIVFGIATISNDNLQDLKTGQLVEATPWKQQVALIIGVVFGALIIPPILQLMLTAFGFQGMEGAGPDALAAPQAALMSSVSQGIFGDSLDWSKVGLGAAIAVVVILIDEVLGRLSYDRFHLPPLAVGMGMYLPVSLNVMIALGGFIGLAYNKWAKRHHADAESEAPKRLGVLMATGLIVGESLFGVLNAGIIAASGKSEPLGLLPEGFEPTATWLGPVVFAVVIAGCYQWVKKVSNGRGADAEVGPEVGAQP from the coding sequence GTGGCAGACACCCAGACCACGGGCGCGCGCACCGCTCATCCGGTCCGCGAGCTAACACTGCGCGCCATCCTCATCGGCGGGCTGATCACCCTCATCTTCACGGCGGCAAATGTCTACCTGGGCCTCAAGGTGGGCCTGACCTTTGCCACCTCCATCCCGGCGGCCGTCATCTCCATGGCGATTCTGCGCGGCGTGGCCAACCACACGGTGGTGGAAAACAACATCGTGCAGACGATCGCCTCGGCCGCCGGCACCCTGTCCGCCCTCATCTTCGTGCTCCCCGGCCTGGTGATGGTCGGCTGGTGGCAGGGCTTCCCCTACTGGACGACCCTGCTGATCTGCCTGGTTGGCGGCATCCTCGGCGTGATGTATTCCATCCCGCTGCGCCGCGCCCTGGTCACGGGCTCCAATCTGCCCTACCCGGAGGGGGTTGCGGCCGCCGAGGTGCTCAAGGTGGGCGACGATACCGCCTCTGCTGCGGAGAACAAGCGCGGCCTGAAGGTCATCGTCGCCGGCGCGCTGGCGTCAGCTGGCTACGCACTGCTCACCGCGCTGCGGGCGGTGTCCGGATCACTATCGACGTCGCTACGCGTCGGCTCGGGCGGCACCATGCTGGGTGGTTCCCTGTCGCTCGCGCTGATCGGCGTGGGCCATCTGGTTGGTGTGACCGTGGGCATCGCCATGCTGACTGGTGTGGCGATTTCTTATGGGGTGCTGCTGCCGCACTTTTCTGCCGGGCGGGTGCCGGTCGACGGGGACATCACCGAGTCGGTGTCGAGCATCTTCGCTGGGGAGGTCCGCTTTGTGGGCGCGGGCGCGATGGCGGTGGCGGCCGTGTGGACGCTGCTGAAGATCATTGGGCCGATCGTCCGCGGGATCAAGGATTCGCTGGCCTCCAACACGCGGCGCAAGGAAGGCGTGCGCGTGCCCCTGACGGAACGAGACATCCCCTTCCCCGTGGTCGCCGGGGTCATCCTGGTGCTCATGGTGCCGATTGGGCTGATGCTGTGGTGGTTTGTCGCCGACTCGGACATTCACCATCACGCGACCTCGCTGATCATCGTTTCCATTGTGTTCACGCTGCTCATCGGGCTGCTGGTGGCGGCGGTGTGCGGCTACATGGCGGGCCTGATTGGCTCGTCGAATAGCCCCATTTCTGGGGTGGGCATCATCACCGTCATCGCGTCGGCGCTGCTGATCAAGGTGATCACGGGCGACGAATCCCACACCAACCCGACGGCGCTGGTCGCCTACACGCTGTTCACGTCGGCGATCGTCTTTGGTATTGCCACGATTTCTAACGACAACCTCCAGGACCTCAAGACCGGCCAGCTGGTGGAAGCCACCCCGTGGAAGCAGCAGGTCGCGCTCATCATCGGCGTGGTCTTCGGCGCGCTGATCATCCCGCCGATCCTGCAACTCATGCTCACCGCCTTCGGGTTCCAGGGCATGGAGGGCGCCGGGCCGGACGCGCTGGCCGCCCCGCAGGCCGCTCTGATGTCCTCGGTCTCACAGGGCATCTTCGGCGACTCGCTCGACTGGTCCAAGGTGGGCCTGGGCGCCGCCATTGCTGTGGTGGTCATCCTCATTGACGAGGTCCTCGGCCGGCTGAGCTACGACCGCTTCCACCTGCCGCCCCTGGCTGTGGGCATGGGCATGTACCTGCCGGTCAGCCTCAACGTCATGATCGCCCTGGGCGGGTTCATTGGGCTGGCCTACAACAAGTGGGCGAAGCGCCACCACGCGGATGCCGAGTCCGAGGCCCCCAAACGCCTGGGCGTCCTCATGGCCACGGGCCTGATCGTGGGCGAGAGCCTGTTCGGCGTGCTCAACGCCGGCATCATTGCGGCCTCCGGGAAGTCGGAGCCGCTGGGGCTGCTTCCGGAAGGCTTCGAGCCGACCGCCACCTGGCTGGGCCCGGTGGTCTTCGCGGTGGTCATCGCGGGGTGCTACCAGTGGGTCAAGAAGGTCAGCAACGGCCGTGGCGCTGATGCGGAGGTTGGCCCGGAGGTTGGCGCGCAGCCGTGA
- a CDS encoding DUF5808 domain-containing protein, producing MTSRNFQPENPSWFVPRTYGIGWDLNFGAVAVKLGLIRPDDSLPDLEAYIPESTRKVVRWSPWAATAAAAATSALLARHPRAATQWTLGGRAKKYASGRVAAATWLGVSAVAAVPSAVVARRSEPGAQVTAAATTLGLDTLVILSALAALRDAASPGRRQPVAAAAPALALLVTGGVFVGTVRRALEGVSRSLRSQRA from the coding sequence ATGACATCGCGCAACTTCCAGCCAGAAAACCCCTCCTGGTTTGTCCCCCGCACCTACGGCATCGGCTGGGACCTCAATTTCGGCGCCGTGGCAGTCAAACTGGGGCTCATCCGCCCCGACGATTCCCTCCCGGACCTGGAGGCCTACATCCCGGAATCCACCCGGAAGGTAGTGCGCTGGAGCCCGTGGGCCGCCACGGCCGCGGCCGCTGCGACGTCGGCGCTGCTGGCCCGCCACCCGCGGGCCGCCACCCAGTGGACCCTGGGCGGACGGGCCAAGAAGTACGCATCCGGGCGGGTGGCGGCAGCCACGTGGCTGGGCGTGAGTGCCGTGGCGGCCGTGCCCTCGGCGGTGGTGGCGCGCCGCAGTGAGCCCGGCGCGCAGGTCACCGCCGCAGCCACCACCCTGGGGCTGGACACCCTGGTGATTCTGTCCGCCCTGGCCGCGCTGCGCGACGCCGCCTCCCCCGGCCGCCGCCAGCCGGTGGCCGCCGCGGCCCCCGCGCTCGCCCTGCTGGTCACCGGCGGGGTGTTCGTGGGCACCGTGCGACGCGCCCTGGAGGGGGTCAGCCGCTCCCTGCGCAGCCAGCGGGCGTGA
- a CDS encoding methylated-DNA--[protein]-cysteine S-methyltransferase, with the protein MRRVVDSPLGALTLVAEAGRLTRVLFGDRGAGESADSPVLDQVLEQVLDQAATQLAEYFAGQRRTFDLPLALPSGEDFRARAQRGLLEIPWGQTVSYGQLAALVGSPRAARAVGTACRTNPLPVVVPCHRVVHADGSLGNYAGGAWMKRVLLELEGLPGAKAAGVAPRGHA; encoded by the coding sequence GTGAGGCGGGTCGTCGATAGCCCGCTCGGGGCCCTGACCCTGGTTGCCGAGGCGGGTCGGCTGACACGGGTGCTGTTCGGTGACCGCGGGGCCGGGGAGTCGGCGGACTCGCCGGTGCTGGATCAGGTGCTGGAGCAGGTGCTGGATCAGGCCGCCACCCAGCTTGCCGAATACTTCGCCGGCCAGCGCCGCACCTTTGACCTGCCACTCGCCTTACCCTCCGGCGAAGACTTCCGTGCCCGCGCACAGCGGGGCCTGCTGGAGATTCCGTGGGGGCAGACGGTCTCGTATGGCCAGTTGGCTGCCCTGGTGGGTTCGCCGCGGGCTGCCCGCGCGGTGGGCACGGCGTGCCGGACCAATCCTTTGCCGGTGGTGGTGCCGTGTCATCGGGTGGTGCATGCGGATGGGTCCTTGGGTAACTATGCGGGCGGGGCGTGGATGAAGCGAGTGTTGTTGGAGTTGGAGGGGTTGCCGGGGGCGAAGGCGGCTGGTGTTGCGCCGCGGGGGCACGCGTAG
- a CDS encoding DNA polymerase III subunit delta', whose amino-acid sequence MVGGVSSTPRSVAEQLSDAPLVRDTILAAASAARDGSSGAMTHSWVFTGAPGSGRAQAALAFAAALECTGPQPGCGHCPDCRAVLEGAHTDVVRVVPQALSIGVDFVRETIIAGAHRMPTTARWRVLIIEDADRLSASAADALLKTVEEPPERTVIIFCAPSTDPLDFSTTLNSRCRHVYVPTPSVEEIVRILVEEEHATEADARLAAHASLRHIGRARRLVTTPTMQRRRAAVLNLAELITHGDTAFQAMYSLVKAIDKEAEEEYAQADEQERHNLERSLGLGGRGRGAQKAARGSAGALKELEKQQKLRLTRRRRDVLDLALVDLAGLYRDALMVAVGAAGTVAPIHPDFAPLADELAAEVGEQGLVACLDAVAICRGHVRDNVTPTIATDGLVGRLRLAYKAH is encoded by the coding sequence ATGGTTGGTGGCGTGAGTTCCACCCCGCGCAGCGTCGCCGAGCAGCTTTCCGACGCCCCCCTCGTCCGCGACACCATTCTCGCCGCGGCCAGCGCAGCCCGCGACGGGTCCTCCGGTGCGATGACGCACTCCTGGGTGTTTACCGGCGCACCCGGCTCGGGGCGGGCCCAAGCCGCCCTCGCCTTCGCCGCCGCCCTCGAATGCACCGGGCCGCAGCCCGGGTGCGGGCACTGCCCCGACTGCCGCGCCGTGCTGGAGGGCGCGCACACGGACGTGGTGCGCGTGGTGCCGCAGGCGCTGAGCATCGGGGTGGACTTTGTGCGCGAGACCATCATCGCAGGCGCGCACCGCATGCCCACCACCGCCCGCTGGCGGGTGCTCATCATCGAAGACGCGGACCGGCTGTCCGCCTCCGCGGCGGACGCGCTGCTCAAGACGGTCGAGGAGCCCCCGGAGCGCACCGTCATCATCTTCTGCGCCCCGTCGACCGACCCGCTGGACTTTTCCACCACGCTGAACTCCCGTTGCCGCCACGTCTACGTGCCCACCCCCTCGGTGGAGGAGATCGTGCGCATCCTCGTCGAGGAGGAGCACGCCACCGAGGCCGATGCGCGCCTGGCGGCCCACGCCTCCCTGCGCCACATCGGCCGGGCCCGCCGCCTGGTCACCACCCCCACCATGCAGCGCCGCCGCGCCGCCGTGCTCAACTTGGCGGAGCTGATCACCCACGGCGACACCGCCTTCCAGGCCATGTATTCCCTGGTCAAGGCCATAGACAAGGAGGCGGAGGAGGAGTACGCGCAGGCCGATGAGCAGGAGCGGCACAACCTGGAGCGCTCGCTGGGCTTGGGCGGGCGCGGGCGGGGCGCGCAGAAGGCGGCGCGCGGGTCGGCGGGCGCGCTCAAGGAGTTAGAAAAGCAGCAGAAACTGCGGCTGACCCGGCGTCGCCGCGACGTCCTGGACCTGGCGCTGGTGGACCTGGCGGGCCTCTACCGCGATGCGCTGATGGTTGCGGTCGGCGCGGCCGGAACCGTCGCGCCGATCCACCCGGATTTTGCGCCCCTGGCCGACGAGCTGGCCGCCGAGGTCGGCGAGCAGGGCCTTGTTGCCTGCCTCGACGCGGTGGCGATCTGCCGCGGCCACGTGCGCGACAACGTCACCCCGACGATTGCCACCGACGGCCTGGTGGGGCGCTTGCGCCTGGCGTATAAGGCGCACTGA
- a CDS encoding HNH endonuclease signature motif containing protein, with protein sequence MSPTIRRCVDAIDKAFEQINALVRPDLTLSELEALAPQLGRLETLMGAKDRLDVTVGWIAHSRNAGDLVHSAHPVNFLTEVLGISRSEGYSRIRRGQSRYAPPPPPRVVPAPPQESPEAAAEREAANRAAAQRAAAEQAARKEAEREAQRLRLAAEKDRIIERELAHLNKDAHRGRNELRLEAIRQAATRSPEDLREWLRSAVARANRSSADPFAGHRKRTLTISQPDGDGGVQLNAYLPAPVAAQLIAALRPANNPGFDLPTDATDRRTLPQRRCDQFATFLREWSSGKVRSTGGCGTVVVSMSTADLGLTGSTERGYVTNTGVRLTLADVLALGAARWDLTLIHDTTTGNPLICGRTRRTANLEQRAALVASELVCTHPGCTMPATSCDVHHITAWITGGRTDIENLTLLCRAHHTDNNDARNPAANRGWAERDPVTGRVGYRPPPGSTRQDHNIQFNNSGIAEESAGARIRGRAGPDPGTHPGFTTAA encoded by the coding sequence GTGTCTCCGACGATTCGCAGATGTGTCGATGCTATAGATAAGGCATTCGAGCAGATCAACGCGCTCGTGCGCCCGGATCTCACGCTGTCTGAACTTGAGGCGCTCGCCCCGCAGCTGGGCCGGCTCGAAACCCTCATGGGCGCCAAGGATCGCCTCGACGTCACCGTCGGGTGGATCGCCCACTCGCGCAACGCGGGAGACCTTGTGCACTCCGCCCACCCCGTGAACTTCCTCACCGAGGTCCTGGGGATCTCCCGCTCGGAAGGCTACAGCCGCATCCGTCGCGGGCAGTCCCGCTACGCGCCGCCCCCGCCGCCGCGCGTCGTGCCCGCCCCGCCGCAGGAAAGCCCCGAGGCCGCCGCAGAGCGCGAAGCCGCCAACCGCGCCGCCGCGCAGCGCGCCGCCGCCGAACAGGCCGCCAGGAAGGAAGCCGAGCGCGAGGCCCAACGACTGCGCCTGGCCGCAGAAAAAGACCGCATCATCGAACGCGAACTAGCGCACCTGAACAAGGACGCCCACCGCGGGCGCAACGAGCTTCGCCTAGAGGCCATCCGCCAAGCCGCCACCCGCAGCCCCGAAGACCTGCGCGAATGGCTCCGCAGCGCCGTCGCCCGCGCCAACCGCTCCAGCGCGGACCCCTTCGCCGGGCACCGCAAGCGCACACTGACCATCTCCCAACCAGATGGCGATGGTGGCGTCCAACTCAACGCCTACCTACCGGCGCCCGTCGCAGCCCAACTCATCGCAGCCCTGCGGCCCGCCAACAACCCCGGATTCGACCTGCCCACAGACGCCACCGACCGGCGCACCCTCCCGCAGCGCCGCTGCGACCAATTCGCCACCTTCCTGCGCGAATGGTCCAGCGGAAAAGTCCGCTCCACCGGCGGCTGCGGCACCGTCGTCGTCTCCATGTCCACCGCAGACCTCGGCCTCACCGGCTCCACCGAACGCGGCTACGTCACCAACACAGGCGTGCGCCTCACGCTTGCCGACGTCCTCGCCCTCGGCGCCGCCCGCTGGGACCTCACCCTCATCCACGACACCACCACCGGCAACCCACTCATCTGCGGGCGCACCCGACGCACCGCCAACCTTGAACAACGCGCCGCGCTCGTCGCCAGCGAACTCGTGTGCACCCACCCCGGATGCACCATGCCCGCCACCAGCTGCGACGTCCACCACATCACCGCCTGGATCACCGGCGGGCGCACCGACATCGAAAACCTCACCCTGCTCTGCCGGGCACACCACACCGACAACAACGACGCCCGCAACCCCGCCGCCAACCGCGGCTGGGCCGAACGCGACCCCGTCACCGGCAGAGTCGGATACCGCCCACCACCAGGAAGCACCCGGCAAGACCACAACATCCAGTTCAACAACTCCGGAATCGCCGAAGAATCCGCCGGGGCACGCATCCGAGGGCGCGCCGGCCCAGACCCGGGCACCCACCCCGGATTCACCACCGCCGCCTAG
- the topA gene encoding type I DNA topoisomerase, translating into MAAAQGSGKKRLVIVESATKAKKIQPYLGDDYIVEASVGHIRDLPRGAADVPAKYKKEPWARLGVDTEHGFTPLYVVSPEKKKKVADLRRKLKEVDELYLATDPDREGEAIAWHLLEVLKPKVPVRRMVFNEITKPAIIEAANNTRELDANLVDAQETRRILDRLYGYEVSPVLWKKVMPRLSAGRVQSVATRVIVERERERMAFVSAQYWDVTAELDTGAGAASASGAPADGASAGGASASDADNPWTFSARLTGLNGRRVAQGRDFTDRGELKDAAAVTVIDEAGATRLAEGLRGRELAVTAVEDKPYTRRPYPPFMTSTLQQEAGRKLHFTSERTMRIAQRLYENGHITYMRTDSTSLSAQGIDAARAQAAELYGQAFVADAPRRYDRKVKNSQEAHEAIRPAGEHFATPGALRGQLDTEEYKLYELIWQRTVASQMADAKGTSLKVTIAGTAATGDEAEFSATGRTITFPGFLRAYVEVSQLSDGRSMADNAERRLPQLRQGQRLATQDVTADGHSTNPPARYTEASLVKKMEELGIGRPSTYAAIIKTIQDRGYVMSRGNALVPSWVAFAVVGLLENNFDSLVDYDFTSSMEDELDEIAAGDQDGTQWLTSFYFGDANAPDDLADAIARRGGLKTLVGENLEHIDARQVNSLHLFDDENGRPVVVRVGRYGPYIERQVGVGADGEPEYQRANLPESTTPDELTLQAAEKLFATPQSGRELGTNPDNGRMIVAKEGRYGPYVTELVRDDEQTTAQEWAEGIVAEERAAEDAQRAAEGKRAKNWETKTAAKQKDKRIAQLIDERLKPGTASLFASMEPATVTLDDALKLLSLPRDVGVDPSDGEVITAQNGRYGPYLKKGNDSRSLASEDQIFTITLDDARRIYAEPKRRGRAAAKPPLKQLGDNDVSGKPMTVKEGRFGPYVTDGETNASLRRGDTPETMTDARANELLSERRAKEATGGGPATRKKAPAKKTVKKTTKRVVKAGSRKK; encoded by the coding sequence GTGGCAGCAGCTCAGGGATCGGGTAAGAAGCGCCTGGTCATCGTGGAGTCGGCGACGAAGGCGAAGAAGATCCAGCCCTACCTCGGCGATGATTACATCGTGGAGGCCTCGGTGGGTCATATCCGTGACCTGCCGCGTGGTGCCGCGGACGTGCCCGCGAAATACAAGAAGGAACCCTGGGCGCGGCTGGGCGTGGACACCGAGCACGGCTTTACCCCGCTGTACGTGGTCAGCCCCGAAAAGAAGAAGAAGGTTGCGGACCTGCGCCGCAAGCTCAAAGAGGTAGACGAACTCTATCTAGCCACAGACCCCGACCGGGAAGGCGAGGCCATCGCCTGGCACCTGCTGGAGGTACTCAAGCCCAAGGTGCCGGTGCGCCGCATGGTGTTCAACGAGATCACTAAGCCCGCCATCATCGAGGCCGCCAACAACACCCGCGAGCTGGACGCCAACCTGGTCGACGCCCAGGAAACGCGCCGCATCCTCGACCGCCTCTACGGCTATGAGGTTTCCCCGGTGCTGTGGAAGAAGGTCATGCCGCGGCTGTCGGCGGGCCGGGTGCAGTCCGTGGCCACGCGCGTGATCGTGGAGCGCGAGCGCGAGCGCATGGCGTTCGTCTCCGCCCAGTACTGGGACGTGACCGCGGAGCTGGATACGGGGGCCGGGGCGGCGTCGGCAAGCGGTGCGCCAGCGGACGGTGCGTCGGCAGGCGGGGCGTCGGCAAGCGATGCGGATAACCCGTGGACCTTCAGCGCGCGGCTGACGGGGCTCAATGGGCGTCGAGTAGCGCAGGGACGCGACTTCACCGACCGTGGCGAGCTGAAGGATGCCGCCGCGGTCACGGTGATCGATGAAGCCGGCGCGACGCGGCTGGCCGAAGGGCTGCGTGGCCGCGAACTGGCCGTCACCGCGGTGGAGGACAAGCCCTACACCCGCCGGCCCTACCCGCCGTTTATGACCTCCACGCTGCAACAGGAGGCCGGCCGCAAGCTGCACTTCACCTCGGAGCGCACCATGCGCATCGCGCAGCGGCTCTACGAAAACGGCCACATCACCTACATGCGTACGGACTCCACCTCCCTGTCCGCCCAGGGTATCGACGCCGCCCGCGCCCAGGCCGCGGAACTCTACGGGCAGGCATTCGTGGCGGACGCCCCGCGCCGCTATGACCGCAAGGTGAAAAACTCGCAGGAAGCCCACGAGGCCATCCGTCCGGCGGGCGAACACTTTGCCACCCCCGGCGCCCTGCGCGGACAACTGGACACCGAAGAATACAAGCTCTACGAGCTGATCTGGCAGCGCACCGTCGCCTCCCAGATGGCGGACGCCAAGGGCACCTCGCTGAAGGTGACCATCGCCGGCACGGCCGCCACCGGGGATGAGGCGGAATTCTCCGCCACCGGGCGCACCATCACCTTCCCCGGCTTCCTGCGCGCCTACGTGGAGGTCTCCCAACTGTCCGACGGCCGCTCCATGGCAGACAACGCCGAGCGCCGGCTGCCGCAGCTGCGCCAGGGCCAGCGCTTGGCTACTCAGGACGTGACCGCGGACGGGCACTCCACCAACCCGCCTGCCCGCTACACGGAGGCCAGCCTGGTCAAGAAGATGGAAGAGCTGGGCATTGGGCGCCCGTCCACCTACGCGGCGATCATCAAGACCATCCAGGACCGCGGCTACGTCATGTCCCGCGGCAACGCGCTCGTGCCCTCCTGGGTGGCCTTCGCGGTGGTCGGCCTGCTGGAAAACAACTTTGACTCCCTGGTGGACTATGACTTCACCTCCTCCATGGAGGACGAACTCGATGAGATCGCCGCCGGGGACCAGGACGGCACCCAGTGGCTCACCAGCTTCTACTTCGGCGACGCCAACGCCCCCGACGACCTCGCCGACGCCATCGCCCGGCGCGGCGGCCTGAAAACCCTCGTGGGCGAAAACCTCGAACACATCGACGCCCGCCAAGTCAACAGCCTGCACCTCTTCGACGACGAGAACGGCCGCCCCGTCGTCGTGCGCGTCGGCCGCTACGGGCCCTACATCGAACGCCAAGTCGGCGTCGGCGCTGACGGCGAACCCGAATACCAGCGCGCCAACCTGCCCGAATCCACCACCCCGGACGAGCTGACCCTCCAGGCCGCGGAAAAGCTGTTCGCCACCCCGCAGTCGGGGCGCGAACTGGGCACCAACCCCGACAACGGGCGCATGATCGTGGCCAAGGAAGGCCGCTACGGCCCCTACGTCACCGAGCTGGTGCGCGACGACGAACAGACCACCGCCCAGGAGTGGGCCGAAGGCATCGTCGCCGAAGAACGCGCCGCCGAAGACGCCCAACGCGCCGCCGAAGGCAAGCGCGCCAAAAACTGGGAGACCAAGACCGCCGCGAAGCAAAAAGACAAGCGCATCGCCCAGCTCATCGACGAGCGCCTCAAGCCCGGCACCGCCTCGCTCTTCGCCTCCATGGAACCAGCCACCGTCACCCTCGACGACGCACTCAAGCTGCTCTCCCTGCCCCGCGACGTCGGCGTCGACCCCTCCGACGGAGAAGTTATCACCGCCCAAAACGGCCGCTACGGCCCCTACCTGAAGAAAGGCAACGACTCGCGGTCCCTGGCAAGCGAAGACCAAATCTTCACCATCACGCTTGACGACGCCCGCCGCATCTACGCCGAACCCAAACGCCGCGGCCGCGCCGCCGCCAAACCGCCACTCAAGCAACTCGGCGACAACGACGTCTCCGGCAAACCCATGACCGTCAAAGAAGGCCGCTTCGGCCCCTACGTCACCGACGGCGAAACCAACGCCTCGCTACGCCGCGGCGACACCCCCGAAACCATGACCGACGCGCGCGCCAACGAACTCCTCTCCGAACGGCGCGCCAAAGAAGCCACCGGCGGCGGTCCCGCCACGCGCAAGAAAGCCCCGGCAAAGAAAACGGTGAAAAAGACAACCAAGCGGGTAGTCAAGGCAGGATCGCGGAAGAAGTAG